The proteins below come from a single Novipirellula artificiosorum genomic window:
- a CDS encoding O-antigen ligase family protein: MGPLFVYTAFVIAVAGGIFRPQVGMYGYVLFVVLCPQWLWRYTLPDPDFGFQKYIVAATLAGFLLSGMPGNRFRGAALMAVVGVVIFWSLCLLSSYGSIKPDQTAFFMDAIWKVVVMTVVVSRLMDSPARLRVVLWIVLVAVGWNAWEINSDYFSKGYSLINQNGWALMNANGYALVLLLIFTMGMATALTVESRVARGVALLIAVLCMHAIFIVESRGGMLGAILSVVVLVMFMPKTRLNYGILGTLFVMGMLLAGPSVIKEFSSTFEDERDVSAESRFYIWSAGMRICADYPLLGLGPWAAEYAMADYYNYELDTVGRKALHNLPLEVATGSGIPSLLGYLALFFAPLWALFRRRAYRYEKVSDPILATCTLGLLAAIPAYWFASLFNSGVLVEVPYLLAAIGIATFCLTNEEVALKQFDSLENSESAVLQNLVS, encoded by the coding sequence TTGGGACCTCTATTTGTCTATACTGCGTTCGTTATCGCCGTTGCTGGGGGTATATTCCGTCCACAGGTTGGAATGTACGGATATGTGTTGTTCGTCGTACTCTGCCCACAGTGGCTGTGGCGGTACACGCTTCCAGACCCGGACTTTGGTTTTCAAAAATATATTGTCGCTGCGACACTTGCGGGTTTTTTGCTGTCCGGAATGCCCGGCAATCGATTTCGTGGAGCTGCCTTGATGGCGGTAGTTGGAGTTGTTATTTTCTGGTCTCTCTGCCTGCTAAGTTCATATGGTTCGATTAAGCCAGATCAGACAGCCTTTTTTATGGATGCTATCTGGAAGGTTGTTGTGATGACAGTTGTGGTCTCGCGGCTCATGGATTCACCAGCGAGATTGAGGGTGGTACTGTGGATCGTCTTGGTTGCTGTTGGATGGAATGCCTGGGAGATAAATAGCGATTATTTTAGCAAGGGATACTCTCTTATTAACCAGAACGGGTGGGCGCTGATGAATGCTAATGGTTATGCCCTTGTGCTGTTGCTCATTTTCACGATGGGAATGGCCACTGCACTGACAGTGGAATCTCGAGTAGCTCGTGGGGTCGCTTTATTAATCGCGGTTTTGTGTATGCATGCGATCTTTATTGTTGAATCGAGGGGTGGGATGCTTGGGGCCATCCTTTCCGTCGTGGTGTTAGTCATGTTCATGCCAAAAACTCGGTTGAACTATGGCATTTTAGGAACGCTTTTTGTTATGGGGATGCTGTTGGCTGGTCCATCTGTTATAAAAGAATTTTCGTCGACGTTTGAGGATGAGCGAGACGTTTCAGCAGAAAGCCGTTTTTACATTTGGTCAGCTGGAATGCGTATCTGTGCCGACTACCCATTGCTCGGATTGGGGCCCTGGGCCGCGGAGTACGCGATGGCCGACTATTATAATTACGAGTTGGATACCGTGGGCCGCAAAGCCCTACACAACCTGCCGCTTGAGGTGGCTACCGGATCGGGGATTCCTTCCTTACTCGGTTATTTGGCCCTGTTTTTTGCACCACTGTGGGCATTGTTTCGCCGTCGTGCCTATCGTTACGAGAAAGTGAGCGATCCCATTCTCGCTACCTGCACCCTAGGACTGCTCGCCGCGATTCCTGCGTATTGGTTTGCCAGCTTGTTCAATAGTGGCGTCCTTGTCGAGGTTCCTTACTTGCTTGCTGCGATAGGGATTGCCACTTTTTGCCTCACCAATGAGGAGGTTGCGTTGAAGCAATTTGATTCGCTTGAGAACTCTGAATCTGCGGTTCTGCAAAATTTGGTATCCTGA
- a CDS encoding ABC transporter permease, with amino-acid sequence MTSVLDTTPSVTRDATPRQNAVNDTFAPEHITIIERRSGWHLLDWKELVAYRDLFRFLIWREIKVRYAQSAIGIGWAIIQPLFSMLVFTIVFGRLAKVESDGVPYALFSFAALVPWTYFSNAVTDGVNALVSEANMLRKIYFPRILMPLSAVAAKLVDFTIAMCMLAILMIFYRHAPSLGILALPLLVALMMLTASAISLWLTALAVQYRDVKHAMGFMVQLAMYGSPVVYATSLIPEQYRLLYAINPMVGVIEGFRSALLGTQPMPWDLIAVGILSASVLFITGLAFFRSKERTFADVA; translated from the coding sequence ATGACTAGCGTTCTCGATACAACTCCGTCCGTCACCCGCGATGCGACTCCACGACAAAACGCCGTCAATGACACGTTCGCGCCAGAGCATATCACGATCATCGAACGGCGAAGTGGGTGGCACTTGCTCGACTGGAAAGAACTGGTTGCCTACCGCGACCTATTCCGCTTTCTGATTTGGCGTGAGATCAAAGTACGCTATGCGCAAAGCGCGATTGGGATCGGCTGGGCCATCATACAACCCCTCTTTTCCATGTTGGTCTTCACCATCGTGTTTGGACGGTTGGCCAAAGTTGAAAGTGACGGGGTGCCGTATGCGTTATTCAGTTTCGCGGCTCTGGTGCCCTGGACCTACTTTTCCAACGCGGTCACTGACGGTGTAAACGCGCTCGTCAGTGAAGCCAACATGCTACGGAAGATCTATTTTCCGCGGATCCTGATGCCATTATCGGCCGTCGCAGCGAAGCTAGTCGACTTCACAATCGCGATGTGCATGTTGGCGATCTTGATGATCTTCTATCGCCACGCACCGAGTCTTGGAATCCTAGCATTGCCGCTGCTGGTTGCGTTAATGATGTTGACGGCTAGTGCCATCAGTCTGTGGTTAACGGCTTTGGCAGTACAGTATCGTGACGTGAAGCATGCGATGGGATTTATGGTTCAATTAGCGATGTACGGATCGCCTGTGGTCTACGCCACCAGTTTGATCCCGGAACAATATCGGCTGCTCTATGCGATCAACCCAATGGTCGGAGTGATCGAGGGATTCCGCAGTGCGCTATTAGGAACCCAGCCGATGCCTTGGGATTTGATCGCTGTAGGAATACTCAGTGCCAGCGTCTTGTTCATCACCGGCCTAGCCTTCTTCCGAAGCAAAGAAAGAACCTTTGCGGATGTAGCTTGA
- a CDS encoding acyltransferase produces the protein MFLGGGQVRSTRQLQRLVDHFRLARFRKSQLRVGTTIDSGVSIFGITGLKLGKECVIGPNVTLAASHLQSFCRLETEPSGSITIGDRTVVHRGVIIATYGGEIAIGNDVSVNPYTILYGHGGLTIGSGTRIAAHCTVIPANHRFEDSKLPIYKQGLTTSGITIGCNVWVAANVTITDGVEIGDGAVIAAGAVVTRNVGSNQVVGGVPAQLIKRRSNSSSNRSTK, from the coding sequence ATGTTTCTGGGAGGCGGTCAGGTGAGGTCAACTCGCCAGCTGCAGCGTCTGGTTGATCACTTCCGGTTGGCTCGATTCCGAAAGTCTCAGTTGCGTGTGGGCACAACGATTGATTCCGGCGTTTCAATTTTTGGTATCACAGGATTGAAACTAGGTAAAGAGTGTGTAATTGGACCGAATGTTACTCTTGCGGCATCTCATCTTCAAAGTTTTTGTCGGCTGGAAACTGAACCATCCGGATCAATTACCATAGGAGACAGGACAGTTGTACATCGAGGCGTAATAATTGCCACATACGGAGGTGAGATCGCAATTGGAAATGACGTCTCTGTGAATCCGTACACAATACTATACGGGCATGGTGGTCTAACGATTGGGTCTGGTACCCGTATTGCCGCTCATTGCACTGTCATTCCTGCGAATCACCGATTCGAAGATAGCAAGCTTCCAATCTATAAGCAGGGATTAACAACGTCTGGTATTACAATCGGGTGCAACGTTTGGGTTGCGGCGAATGTTACCATCACAGATGGAGTTGAAATTGGCGATGGCGCGGTAATTGCTGCAGGAGCCGTAGTTACACGGAATGTTGGGTCTAATCAAGTGGTTGGCGGTGTGCCAGCCCAGCTTATCAAACGTCGGAGCAACTCCTCAAGCAACCGTTCGACCAAATGA
- a CDS encoding glycosyltransferase family 2 protein: protein MFDGDTTNGVRSVTIVLINHNGGEWLRSCLSSFRKSFENSELYDWAVDLLVVDNASSDNSIEIIRSELLNAKLKWKLICESEAGVNFARNRGLRNSNSEYIIFVDSDIVFAEGWISGYLRAFDARPSCCIFAGRILVGKIESRLPAWLDLDGTYSRPSIVVRCDLGATDLLVPFVDIQRGGGPAGPNMAFRSQIFQELGEFDTSFGLRPGSLVPGAEAEFFDRVKRKEHVFCYVADACVWHPLKKDQISKKYFIHRLEGTGRVLSRIQHKEGLVAKRIFGVKRYLFRQIVLEIIRYVGFALTGSARQRFYGRCQISIVAGMIKEDYTLARSAPLIDMDDQRGNLQAK, encoded by the coding sequence ATGTTTGATGGTGATACTACTAACGGTGTTAGATCCGTTACGATCGTTTTGATCAATCACAATGGCGGTGAGTGGCTTAGGAGTTGTTTAAGTTCATTCCGGAAGTCGTTTGAGAACAGCGAACTATACGACTGGGCTGTTGACTTACTTGTTGTTGATAACGCTTCGAGCGATAATTCGATAGAAATCATCCGATCCGAACTCTTAAATGCAAAATTGAAGTGGAAATTGATTTGCGAATCGGAGGCTGGCGTAAACTTTGCCCGCAATAGAGGATTAAGGAATTCCAATTCAGAATATATAATATTCGTCGACAGCGACATTGTTTTTGCTGAAGGATGGATATCAGGTTACCTTCGGGCATTTGATGCAAGACCTTCTTGTTGTATTTTTGCTGGGCGGATCCTTGTGGGGAAAATTGAGTCAAGGCTACCGGCGTGGCTTGATTTGGATGGAACATATTCACGACCCTCTATAGTCGTCAGGTGTGATCTTGGAGCAACGGACTTATTGGTTCCATTCGTAGATATTCAGCGTGGAGGTGGACCAGCTGGGCCTAACATGGCGTTCAGGTCGCAAATTTTTCAAGAACTTGGTGAGTTTGACACGAGTTTTGGTTTGAGGCCAGGGTCACTTGTTCCTGGGGCAGAGGCTGAATTTTTTGACAGAGTTAAGCGAAAGGAACACGTCTTTTGCTACGTAGCAGACGCTTGCGTTTGGCATCCGCTAAAGAAAGACCAAATCAGCAAGAAGTATTTTATCCATCGTCTGGAAGGAACAGGCAGAGTGTTGTCTCGAATCCAGCACAAAGAAGGATTGGTTGCTAAACGAATATTCGGTGTTAAACGCTACCTGTTTCGCCAGATAGTTTTAGAAATAATCCGGTATGTTGGATTTGCTTTGACCGGTAGTGCGAGACAGCGGTTTTATGGAAGGTGCCAAATTTCAATTGTTGCCGGGATGATTAAAGAGGACTATACATTGGCACGCTCTGCTCCGCTCATCGATATGGATGATCAGCGAGGGAACCTCCAAGCAAAGTGA
- a CDS encoding class I SAM-dependent methyltransferase, with translation MIDELNRVRECFYFKRLRYRVERILSCSLPPDTRRAESDFEHLQNKLKPLPEYGYDEVSCWRRACERFDRLLSCDGFDRAGKRLFDLGCGDGMLGVVTKAYGHQVVLADATDWRDSRAKGIQFLSIDASTPVWPVENETFDMVTCYNTFEHLPKPDIAFQEMLRICSPGGFVVVDFGPLYCSPWGLHAHRTLHIPFPQFLFGEGFIAERLNERGIKDLGQERESLQYTNRWTPEQFESLWRNFGSVIVVVEKCVEQKPLFLETIVAYPEAFYGRGLSLADVETQHIRVVFQKK, from the coding sequence ATGATTGATGAACTAAACCGTGTAAGAGAATGTTTTTACTTTAAACGATTGCGCTATAGAGTGGAGCGGATTCTGAGTTGCAGTCTTCCGCCTGATACACGTCGCGCTGAATCAGACTTTGAGCACCTACAGAATAAGCTCAAGCCCTTACCTGAGTACGGATACGATGAAGTTTCGTGCTGGAGGCGAGCTTGTGAGCGTTTCGATCGCCTGCTTTCGTGCGATGGTTTTGATCGTGCTGGAAAACGGCTATTCGATTTGGGTTGTGGTGATGGGATGTTGGGAGTTGTTACGAAGGCCTACGGTCATCAGGTAGTCCTAGCTGATGCTACTGACTGGCGAGATTCGAGGGCCAAAGGAATTCAGTTTCTGTCGATCGACGCTAGCACACCGGTCTGGCCGGTTGAAAATGAAACTTTTGACATGGTGACGTGTTACAACACATTTGAGCACCTGCCAAAGCCTGACATCGCTTTTCAAGAAATGCTGCGCATATGCTCACCAGGCGGATTCGTTGTTGTCGACTTCGGGCCATTGTACTGCTCGCCATGGGGGCTTCATGCACATAGAACGCTGCACATTCCATTTCCTCAATTCCTGTTTGGAGAAGGATTTATTGCTGAAAGGTTGAACGAGCGAGGCATAAAGGATCTTGGTCAAGAGCGTGAAAGCTTGCAATACACAAATAGATGGACACCTGAGCAATTTGAGTCGCTCTGGCGAAATTTTGGCAGCGTGATCGTAGTGGTAGAAAAATGCGTCGAACAGAAACCACTTTTCTTGGAGACAATTGTTGCGTATCCAGAGGCGTTTTATGGGCGAGGTTTGTCGTTAGCCGACGTCGAAACTCAGCATATCAGAGTGGTTTTCCAAAAAAAGTGA
- a CDS encoding ABC transporter ATP-binding protein, with protein MSAVISVENLSKAYRIGTREEVPDTLVGAAKGILRAPLRNLRNLKRLDTNRHQEEEDTLWALKDVSFEVNEGDVVGIIGRNGAGKSTLLKILSRITEPTSGRAVIGGRVSSLLEVGTGFHPELSGRDNIYMNGTILGMTKREIDSKFDEIVDFSGVERFLDTPTKRYSSGMQVRLAFAVAAHLEPEILIIDEVLAVGDAEFQSRCLGKMREVAGSGRTVLFVSHNLGAIQSLCALAMVMEAGANSPWQSADDAIAMHLSSNHEPDSGLRIAAVHRQGRAIQQVRLLCSGIPTHRIPCGSQVELEIVLGDANVGRFHCGIVISNSNGQRVVVFHTSYHGGISLTNQSGQVVKCNIPHLPLVPGRYRIDVILGDGGTTIDEALACIHFESVFQDLLGTGQLPNERQGYVVLPCFWEAVR; from the coding sequence ATGTCCGCTGTCATCTCTGTTGAAAATCTATCCAAAGCGTACCGTATCGGTACGAGGGAAGAAGTTCCCGACACACTTGTTGGTGCCGCCAAGGGCATTCTACGTGCACCACTAAGGAATCTTCGTAATCTTAAACGGTTGGACACCAACCGGCATCAAGAAGAGGAAGACACGTTGTGGGCATTGAAAGACGTTTCATTTGAGGTCAATGAAGGAGATGTTGTCGGAATCATAGGACGCAACGGGGCGGGCAAAAGCACACTCCTAAAAATCCTCAGTCGGATTACAGAACCCACCAGCGGCCGAGCGGTGATCGGAGGTCGGGTCAGCAGTTTGCTGGAAGTCGGCACCGGATTTCATCCTGAATTAAGCGGCCGTGACAACATCTACATGAACGGCACGATCTTGGGAATGACCAAACGTGAGATCGATAGCAAGTTCGATGAGATCGTCGATTTTAGCGGTGTCGAGAGGTTCTTGGACACGCCAACGAAACGATATAGTTCAGGAATGCAGGTCCGCCTAGCATTTGCCGTCGCCGCACACTTAGAACCCGAGATTCTGATCATTGATGAGGTGCTTGCAGTTGGCGACGCAGAGTTTCAATCACGATGCCTTGGGAAGATGCGTGAGGTAGCAGGAAGCGGTCGTACTGTCCTATTCGTCAGCCACAACCTTGGAGCGATACAAAGCCTTTGTGCTTTAGCAATGGTGATGGAAGCTGGAGCCAATTCGCCATGGCAGTCGGCAGACGATGCCATCGCAATGCATTTGAGCAGCAATCATGAACCGGATTCCGGTCTAAGGATTGCTGCAGTCCATCGTCAAGGACGTGCAATTCAGCAAGTTAGATTATTGTGCAGTGGAATTCCGACGCACCGAATCCCATGCGGATCTCAAGTCGAATTGGAAATTGTCCTTGGTGATGCAAATGTCGGGCGTTTCCATTGCGGGATTGTAATAAGCAACTCAAACGGTCAACGAGTGGTTGTTTTCCACACAAGTTACCATGGCGGGATTTCATTGACCAATCAGTCGGGCCAGGTTGTAAAATGCAATATACCTCACTTGCCTTTAGTTCCGGGGCGTTATCGCATCGATGTGATCCTTGGTGATGGTGGAACAACCATTGATGAAGCTTTGGCTTGTATTCATTTTGAATCTGTTTTTCAAGATCTTCTTGGCACAGGGCAATTACCAAACGAGCGTCAAGGTTATGTGGTTTTACCATGTTTCTGGGAGGCGGTCAGGTGA
- a CDS encoding glycosyltransferase, which produces MHFPRLLMLTHRFVYPPNRGDRIRSYNLLRVLSDHYRITLACTADEPVSTADRSHVDTFCESVIVAPLSRGGRLLAAATSAGRGCSLTAGMFHHSGLQKSIESEQRSNPFDAVLVFCSSMFPYVDNPLFKDTRMIVDLVDVDSAKWSQMGQESTWIKRPIYRFEANRVRQLEQRIADRADAVVLVSDREADLFRRCVNTNTPIIGVSNGVDTDFFVPRHPNAADPKRKRSVKSEVKSVKPEQSCSSFTLHSSPFKLLFTGVLDYAPNVEGIDWFCRQVLPTLNASPTSSEQVGVQASAAQEQAATQASAAQEQAATQASAAQEQAATQPSAVPLTPSLPHSTTPHLPFTLTIVGRRPNAKVQDLATLPGVNLVGEVPDVRPYLHGADIAISPLKLARGIQNKVLEAMASELPVVLTTQSAEGIDAISSQHFVIANTVDQWHTAITELANNKDVRTRMAQAARDLVVNEYSWPARLSEFVKLLSK; this is translated from the coding sequence TTGCACTTTCCTCGCCTGTTGATGCTAACGCATCGATTCGTTTATCCGCCCAACCGGGGTGACCGAATCCGATCCTACAACTTGCTGCGGGTGCTTAGCGACCATTATCGCATCACGCTTGCCTGTACGGCGGACGAACCCGTTTCAACAGCGGATCGTTCACATGTCGACACATTTTGTGAATCCGTCATCGTCGCTCCACTCAGCCGTGGCGGGCGTTTGCTGGCTGCGGCGACCTCGGCGGGGCGCGGTTGCAGCCTAACCGCCGGTATGTTCCATCATTCAGGCCTACAAAAATCCATTGAATCCGAGCAGCGATCAAACCCGTTTGACGCTGTACTGGTATTCTGCAGCAGCATGTTCCCGTATGTCGACAACCCATTATTCAAAGACACTCGGATGATTGTCGACTTGGTAGACGTCGACAGTGCCAAGTGGTCACAGATGGGCCAAGAATCCACATGGATCAAACGTCCCATCTACCGCTTCGAAGCGAACCGAGTCCGCCAATTAGAGCAGCGGATCGCTGATCGTGCCGACGCAGTCGTGTTAGTCAGTGACAGAGAAGCCGACCTATTCCGTCGCTGTGTCAACACAAACACCCCCATCATCGGCGTATCCAACGGAGTCGACACCGACTTTTTCGTTCCGCGTCATCCGAATGCGGCTGATCCGAAACGAAAAAGAAGTGTGAAGAGTGAGGTAAAAAGTGTGAAACCGGAACAGTCCTGTTCTTCCTTCACTCTTCACTCTTCACCTTTCAAACTTCTTTTCACTGGCGTCCTCGATTACGCTCCGAACGTTGAAGGCATCGATTGGTTCTGCCGCCAAGTGCTCCCCACCCTAAACGCATCCCCCACTTCGTCAGAGCAAGTTGGAGTTCAGGCTTCAGCCGCCCAAGAGCAAGCTGCTACCCAGGCGTCAGCCGCCCAAGAGCAAGCTGCTACCCAGGCGTCAGCCGCCCAAGAGCAAGCTGCTACCCAGCCTTCAGCTGTCCCGCTCACTCCCTCACTCCCTCATTCCACCACTCCCCATCTCCCCTTTACCCTTACCATCGTCGGTCGCCGTCCCAATGCAAAAGTCCAAGACTTAGCCACGCTGCCCGGAGTCAACCTGGTAGGCGAAGTCCCCGACGTCCGGCCTTATCTTCACGGTGCGGACATCGCGATCTCCCCGTTGAAGTTGGCCAGAGGAATCCAAAACAAGGTGCTGGAGGCGATGGCATCGGAGTTGCCCGTCGTCTTGACGACGCAGTCCGCCGAAGGGATCGATGCCATCTCAAGCCAACACTTCGTGATCGCCAACACCGTTGACCAGTGGCACACGGCAATCACAGAATTAGCGAACAACAAAGATGTCCGAACAAGAATGGCCCAAGCCGCCCGAGACCTCGTCGTGAATGAGTATTCCTGGCCCGCCCGATTAAGTGAATTCGTTAAGTTATTATCCAAGTAG
- a CDS encoding glycosyltransferase family 2 protein yields MIQENSTLSVIMPAFNAETTIAGSLDSVLTQSRQADEIIVVDDGSTDKTAQIVDAYKPKVTLIRIPNGGVAAARNHGIKEAKGDWIAFLDADDAWMPSKLEMQFKDLCRDAAFSYTDAIVVDGSDRTVLSEVTPCYEGDILKPLLLGNFITNSSVVARKDTLLEAGGYPSHLRAVVDWPLWLRIAAKHQVRFVNVPLVEYNVCATSITRDISKTLPAHLTVLEDAFSEGGLAWKLQNLRGRAFSNAYRVVASEAARRGQWNTAISLFAKSALQMPFDFVGYKFLLKAMLAWSGLRGW; encoded by the coding sequence GTGATTCAAGAAAATTCAACCCTATCCGTGATCATGCCCGCGTTTAATGCGGAAACGACAATTGCAGGGTCGCTAGATAGCGTGCTCACGCAATCTCGACAAGCTGATGAAATCATTGTGGTCGATGACGGTTCGACCGACAAAACGGCACAGATCGTTGATGCGTACAAACCGAAAGTCACTCTGATTCGGATTCCTAACGGCGGTGTCGCGGCAGCACGCAACCATGGCATAAAAGAAGCAAAGGGTGATTGGATCGCATTTTTGGATGCTGACGATGCATGGATGCCCAGTAAGCTTGAAATGCAGTTTAAGGATTTGTGTCGAGACGCGGCCTTTTCTTATACGGACGCAATTGTTGTCGATGGATCCGACAGGACCGTTCTTTCAGAAGTGACTCCTTGCTACGAGGGAGACATTTTGAAGCCACTTTTGCTTGGGAACTTCATTACAAATTCGAGCGTTGTTGCTAGAAAAGACACACTTCTCGAAGCGGGTGGATATCCCTCGCACTTGCGAGCAGTTGTTGATTGGCCACTGTGGCTTCGAATCGCCGCAAAGCACCAGGTGCGATTTGTTAATGTTCCTTTAGTTGAGTACAACGTCTGCGCGACGAGCATTACCCGCGATATTTCGAAAACACTACCTGCTCATTTAACTGTTCTTGAAGATGCATTCTCAGAGGGTGGCCTGGCTTGGAAACTCCAAAATCTTCGTGGTAGAGCTTTTTCTAATGCGTACCGGGTCGTCGCTTCCGAAGCCGCAAGAAGAGGGCAGTGGAATACAGCGATTTCCTTGTTTGCGAAGTCGGCTCTGCAAATGCCGTTTGATTTCGTAGGGTACAAATTTCTTCTCAAAGCGATGCTTGCTTGGTCTGGATTACGGGGCTGGTAG
- a CDS encoding ISAs1 family transposase: MAEIQFDNVDSILEEFKDLEDPRSPINRRHPLGDLIVISIVAVIAGADGPTAIGTWAENNREWLEKQLTLPNGIPSHDTFDRLLRALKPTAFQSCFETWIVRVLPTDDSSDPKQIAIDGKALRRSHDRSKGLGPLFLVSAWAVDAGVSLGQLATEEKTNEITAIPELIDQIEIEGSVVTIDAAGCQTAIADQIIKAKGNYVLALKGNQGNLHQAVQEYVIEHMENDFADIPARKYFERLKGHGRVDEITYYQMPVPPHLANKEKWSRLKTIGVAIRISESAGKTTSDVRYYICSVPMGVKKFAANVRGHWAIENTLHWCLDVTFREDENRVRDRTSANNLAWLKRFSLSLLEQQNDKYSIAMRRRVAGWNINYLAQVLGIPTV; the protein is encoded by the coding sequence GTGGCCGAAATCCAGTTTGATAATGTTGATTCCATTCTTGAAGAATTCAAAGATCTAGAAGATCCTCGTTCTCCTATTAATCGAAGACATCCACTTGGCGATCTGATCGTCATTTCAATCGTGGCAGTCATTGCAGGTGCCGATGGCCCGACCGCAATCGGCACTTGGGCCGAGAACAATCGAGAGTGGCTGGAGAAACAGCTAACGTTACCCAATGGCATTCCCTCACACGATACCTTCGACCGGCTGCTAAGAGCATTAAAACCCACTGCCTTTCAATCTTGTTTTGAAACTTGGATTGTTCGTGTTCTTCCCACTGACGATAGCTCTGATCCAAAGCAGATCGCCATCGATGGAAAGGCGTTACGACGCAGTCACGACCGGAGTAAAGGACTCGGGCCGTTGTTTCTAGTGAGTGCATGGGCGGTAGACGCTGGAGTCAGCTTGGGGCAGCTGGCCACCGAGGAAAAAACAAATGAAATCACGGCGATTCCCGAGTTAATTGATCAAATCGAGATTGAAGGTTCTGTGGTAACGATCGATGCTGCTGGGTGCCAAACAGCGATTGCCGACCAAATCATTAAAGCAAAAGGCAACTATGTTCTAGCCCTCAAAGGCAATCAGGGAAATCTTCACCAAGCTGTCCAAGAGTACGTCATCGAACACATGGAAAACGACTTTGCCGACATCCCTGCTCGCAAGTATTTCGAACGACTCAAAGGACATGGTCGAGTAGACGAGATCACGTATTATCAAATGCCTGTTCCTCCCCATTTGGCAAACAAGGAAAAGTGGTCGCGACTGAAGACAATCGGGGTCGCGATCAGGATCAGCGAAAGTGCCGGGAAAACAACATCCGATGTGCGCTACTACATCTGCTCGGTTCCAATGGGAGTCAAAAAGTTTGCAGCTAATGTTCGAGGGCACTGGGCGATTGAGAACACATTACACTGGTGTTTAGATGTAACTTTTCGTGAAGATGAAAACCGTGTTCGTGATCGGACTTCGGCGAACAATTTGGCTTGGTTAAAAAGGTTTAGTTTGAGTCTATTAGAGCAGCAGAACGACAAGTACAGTATAGCAATGCGACGTCGCGTAGCCGGCTGGAATATCAACTACTTAGCGCAAGTCCTTGGAATACCAACGGTTTAG
- a CDS encoding four helix bundle protein, protein MAEGYERDSDAEIARSLTIAKGSAGELRTQILIGIKADFLQRTPATQWADEAQQISEMLAALIRHHRKKLAPSS, encoded by the coding sequence ATTGCCGAAGGTTACGAGCGAGATAGCGATGCCGAGATCGCTCGCTCCTTAACGATCGCCAAAGGCTCTGCCGGCGAGCTACGAACCCAAATCCTGATCGGCATCAAAGCGGATTTTTTGCAACGTACGCCAGCAACGCAATGGGCAGACGAAGCCCAACAAATCAGCGAAATGCTAGCCGCCCTAATCCGACATCACCGTAAAAAACTAGCTCCTAGCTCCTAG